Proteins encoded by one window of Aphis gossypii isolate Hap1 chromosome X, ASM2018417v2, whole genome shotgun sequence:
- the LOC114127269 gene encoding mannose-1-phosphate guanyltransferase alpha-A isoform X2, giving the protein MLKAVILIGGPSKGTRFRPLSLDVPKPLFPVAGLPVVQHHIDACYRLGQKRSSISEDNSNSNVGKYCVAEVLLLGYYGDDELAEFLLTATQSYPSLRIRYLREPDALGTAGGLYHFRDTILAPLDNSEGEQVQAFFVMNGDVCADFPLDEMLDMHFNNNSHQSQHQQKQPVLITVMATETTRQQSVHYGCMVVDKETNIIQHYVEKPSTFVSNTVNCGVYLCSPRLFDTIADIHLEILNSNGNGNQQNISSNNKNNINQQQQQKPVEERVAGAMVIWMEQDVLRRLAGESGSSCSSMSSGGDGSGRIKKGSKCGGVALAATTRNWWSQLKTAGAAIYANRHYLALRQQRQRLLQRESVIDLPLPSPVKCRLATADPKGYSTIGNVYVHPSAQVHPTALLGPNVSVGEGAFIDQGVRIKESIVLQDAVIGQHSLVMHSIIGRRAKVGAWCRVEGSAACSDPNPNVAYAKMTPQLPLFNALDGRLNPSITILGCGVNVESEVVLLNSIVLPYKTLTRSYKNEIIL; this is encoded by the exons ATGTTGAAAGCCGTGATATTAATCGGCGGCCCGTCCAAGG GCACTCGATTCCGGCCCCTCTCGTTGGACGTACCCAAACCGCTGTTCCCCGTGGCTGGCCTACCTGTTGTTCAGCACCACATAGACGCGTGTTACCGTTTGGGTCAAAAACGGAGTTCAATTTCTGAAGATAACAGTAATAGCAATGTCGGCAAATATTGTGTCGCTGAGGTGCTTTTGTTGGGATACTACGGAGACGATGAACTTGCAGAATTCTTGCTCACAGCTACTCAGAGTTATCCATCCTTGCGAATCAG GTATCTTCGTGAGCCTGATGCTTTAGGTACAGCTGGCGGCTTATATCATTTTCGTGATACGATCCTTGCTCCATTAGACAACAGCGAAGGTGAGCAAGTGCAAGCATTTTTCGTGATGAACGGTGATGTTTGTGCTGACTTTCCATTAGATGAGATGCTTGATAtgcatttcaataataatagtcatcAGTCACAGCATCAACAAAAACAACCAGTGCTAATTACTGTCATGGCTACTGAAACAACTCGCCAACAATCCGTTCACTAtg gttGCATGGTTGTTGACaaagaaacaaatattatacaacattatgTTGAAAAGCCATCTACATTTGTTTCAAACACAGTAAATTGCGGTGTTTATCTATGTTCTCCAAGACTATTTGATACTATAGCAGATATTCATTTAGAAATTTTGAACAGTAATGGAAATGgtaatcaacaaaatatttccaG caataataaaaataatattaatcaacagCAGCAACAAAAACCTGTTGAAGAACGAGTTGCTGGTGCCATGGTCATATGGATGGAGCAAGATGTGTTACGTAGGCTTGCAGGAGAATCTGGAAGTAGTTGTAGTAGTATGAGTAGTGGTGGTGATGGCAGTGGTCGAATAAAGAAAGGTTCTAAATGTGGCGGAGTGGCACTAGCAGCAACCACACGCAATTGGTGGTCACAATTGAAAACTGCTGGTGCAGCAATTTATGCAAATCGTCATTACTTAGCACTGCGTCAACAACGACAACGGTTACTACAACGAGAATCAGTAATTGATTTGCCTTTGCCATCACCAGTAAAATGTCGATTAGCAACTGCAGATCCTAAAGGATATTCAACAATTGGGAATGTGTATGTGCATCCTTCAGCCCAAGTGCACCCAACTGCATTA ctGGGTCCAAATGTAAGTGTAGGCGAAGGAGCATTTATTGATCAAGGTGTACGTATTAAGGAGTCTATTGTGCTACAAGATGCTGTCATTGGTCAACATAGTCTG gTGATGCATAGTATTATTGGTAGACGTGCTAAAGTTGGCGCCTGGTGCCGTGTAGAAGGTAGCGCAGCTTGCTCAGATCCCAATCCTAATGTGGCATATGCCAAAATGACACCTCAGCTGCCTTTATTTAACGCCTTGGATGGTCGACTCAATCCATCTATAACTATTCTtg
- the LOC114127269 gene encoding mannose-1-phosphate guanyltransferase alpha-A isoform X1, whose amino-acid sequence MLKAVILIGGPSKGTRFRPLSLDVPKPLFPVAGLPVVQHHIDACYRLGQKRSSISEDNSNSNVGKYCVAEVLLLGYYGDDELAEFLLTATQSYPSLRIRYLREPDALGTAGGLYHFRDTILAPLDNSEGEQVQAFFVMNGDVCADFPLDEMLDMHFNNNSHQSQHQQKQPVLITVMATETTRQQSVHYGCMVVDKETNIIQHYVEKPSTFVSNTVNCGVYLCSPRLFDTIADIHLEILNSNGNGNQQNISRYTTSNNKNNINQQQQQKPVEERVAGAMVIWMEQDVLRRLAGESGSSCSSMSSGGDGSGRIKKGSKCGGVALAATTRNWWSQLKTAGAAIYANRHYLALRQQRQRLLQRESVIDLPLPSPVKCRLATADPKGYSTIGNVYVHPSAQVHPTALLGPNVSVGEGAFIDQGVRIKESIVLQDAVIGQHSLVMHSIIGRRAKVGAWCRVEGSAACSDPNPNVAYAKMTPQLPLFNALDGRLNPSITILGCGVNVESEVVLLNSIVLPYKTLTRSYKNEIIL is encoded by the exons ATGTTGAAAGCCGTGATATTAATCGGCGGCCCGTCCAAGG GCACTCGATTCCGGCCCCTCTCGTTGGACGTACCCAAACCGCTGTTCCCCGTGGCTGGCCTACCTGTTGTTCAGCACCACATAGACGCGTGTTACCGTTTGGGTCAAAAACGGAGTTCAATTTCTGAAGATAACAGTAATAGCAATGTCGGCAAATATTGTGTCGCTGAGGTGCTTTTGTTGGGATACTACGGAGACGATGAACTTGCAGAATTCTTGCTCACAGCTACTCAGAGTTATCCATCCTTGCGAATCAG GTATCTTCGTGAGCCTGATGCTTTAGGTACAGCTGGCGGCTTATATCATTTTCGTGATACGATCCTTGCTCCATTAGACAACAGCGAAGGTGAGCAAGTGCAAGCATTTTTCGTGATGAACGGTGATGTTTGTGCTGACTTTCCATTAGATGAGATGCTTGATAtgcatttcaataataatagtcatcAGTCACAGCATCAACAAAAACAACCAGTGCTAATTACTGTCATGGCTACTGAAACAACTCGCCAACAATCCGTTCACTAtg gttGCATGGTTGTTGACaaagaaacaaatattatacaacattatgTTGAAAAGCCATCTACATTTGTTTCAAACACAGTAAATTGCGGTGTTTATCTATGTTCTCCAAGACTATTTGATACTATAGCAGATATTCATTTAGAAATTTTGAACAGTAATGGAAATGgtaatcaacaaaatatttccaGGTATACTACTAG caataataaaaataatattaatcaacagCAGCAACAAAAACCTGTTGAAGAACGAGTTGCTGGTGCCATGGTCATATGGATGGAGCAAGATGTGTTACGTAGGCTTGCAGGAGAATCTGGAAGTAGTTGTAGTAGTATGAGTAGTGGTGGTGATGGCAGTGGTCGAATAAAGAAAGGTTCTAAATGTGGCGGAGTGGCACTAGCAGCAACCACACGCAATTGGTGGTCACAATTGAAAACTGCTGGTGCAGCAATTTATGCAAATCGTCATTACTTAGCACTGCGTCAACAACGACAACGGTTACTACAACGAGAATCAGTAATTGATTTGCCTTTGCCATCACCAGTAAAATGTCGATTAGCAACTGCAGATCCTAAAGGATATTCAACAATTGGGAATGTGTATGTGCATCCTTCAGCCCAAGTGCACCCAACTGCATTA ctGGGTCCAAATGTAAGTGTAGGCGAAGGAGCATTTATTGATCAAGGTGTACGTATTAAGGAGTCTATTGTGCTACAAGATGCTGTCATTGGTCAACATAGTCTG gTGATGCATAGTATTATTGGTAGACGTGCTAAAGTTGGCGCCTGGTGCCGTGTAGAAGGTAGCGCAGCTTGCTCAGATCCCAATCCTAATGTGGCATATGCCAAAATGACACCTCAGCTGCCTTTATTTAACGCCTTGGATGGTCGACTCAATCCATCTATAACTATTCTtg